AGGTGAACAAATTGACATTTCGTTGAATACAGGggagaattcattttttttaagtgttggtAATAATTGTTGCACCATGTGTTGCTTTTTAGCCATAGGTagaaattattaaattgtaATTCTAGTTCAGTATTTCTGTCAGAGAatccagtgtttttatttttttttaaatttatttgctAGGCCCCAGCCAAACCCGCTCAAGTGAAACCCGTTGCTGCGGCTAAAGAGTCCGGCTCATCGTCTGAAGAGTCCAGCTCATCGTCTGAAGAGGAAGCTCCCCCTAAAAAAggtgttttcattttaaaaattcaattcatGTCAATGGACTCCATGACATATTTCCATTTGTGGCAATTATCAGTAAATTAGTTTGCCAGTTATCCCCTTTTAACGTTTGAAGTTTAATTCTCAACAGGAACAGGCACATACAGTGCCGTCCCACCTCCCGCTTCTACTCCGAAAGCCGTACCAAGTAAAAACGACGACTCGGGCAGCAATTAAAGATGAAATTTCATTGTTGAGTCTAACAGCACTGTTTTGCAGCAAAACCCACACCGGTAAAGAAGATTCCACCTGCAAAACCTGTTGCGAAAAAGCCCCCAGCAAAGGAGTCGTCCAGTTCAGATAGCTCAGGTATAAATATAAACCATCATACTTGGCCTGCCTCAAACTATACATTGCTTAtttcttgtgtttgtgtgtcttgttAGAGTCAAGTtcggatgaagaggaagaggcaCCCAAGAAAACCCCGGCCAAGGCTGCCACACCAGCGAAGGCAGTTCCTGTTAAAAAGACACCTGCCAAAAAAGATGATTCTTCAAGCTCAGGTAACTATCCCCCACCTCCACTTTCACCCAAGTTAGTATTAACATTGATGTACATTCTGTGCATTTAACAATATTATTTCTCATACATTCAGAAAGCAGCTCAGAAGACGAAGCTCCTGCAAAACCCACTGCTAAAACCGCCACACCATCGGCACCTTccaagaagaaggaagcgacCAAAGCCACGCCTGTAGCGGCGAAGGCTACCGTTCCCGCCACTAAGACTCCCGCTAAAGCCAAGCCCACAGGGAAACCTGCTGCTCAAAGCAGTTCAGATTCTGACTCTTCTTCGTCCGAGGATGAAGAGGAACCTCCAAAGGCCAAGGCACCCGTTGCCAAGGTCGCTGCTCCACCAAAGACCGCCGGAAAAAAAAGCAGCTCCGACTCGAGCTCGTCATCCGAAGACGAAGAACCGGCCAAAGCCAAAGCGGCACCCGCAAAACGAGCCACGCCGGCTTCAAAAGCGGTGACTCCTGGAGGAAAGGCAGCGGCAAAGAGCAGCTCTGAGTCGGACTCTTCGTCCGAAGATGAGAAACCAACCAAAGTCAAGAAGACGCCGCTAAGTAAATCTGCTGCAAAGGCTGCCACTCCCGCCAAGGCTGCCACTCCCGCCAAGGCTGCCACTCCCGCCAAGGCTGCCACCCCCGCCAAGGCTGCCACCCCCGCCAAGGCTGCCACCCCCGCAAAGCTTGCCACCCCCGCAAAGGCTGCCGCAGCAGAAAGCAGCTCCGACTCAGATTCGTCATCCGAAGACGACGAACCAGTAAAAGCAAAGCCCGCGGTTGCGAAAAACTCTACTCCAGCTTCAAAAGCCCCAGCTGCGAAAGCCGTTGCTCCCGCCAAAGCAAAAAGCAGCTCTGAGGCTGACTCGTCATCTGAGGATGAAGAGCCTGCTAAAGCCAAGCCGGCTGCCGGCAAGCCTTCCACTCCTGCTGCAAAGGCTGCCGCTCCTGCTGCAAAGGCTGCCGCTCCTGCTGCAAAGGCTGCCGCTCCTGCTGCAAAGGCTGCCGCTCCTGCTGCAAAGGCTGCCGTTCCTGCTGCAGAGAGTAGTTCAGACTCGGACTCCTCATCCGAGGAAGAACCCGAACCACCTAAATCCAAGGCTGCTACGGCTAAAGCGGCCACTGCGACTAAATCACCAGCTGCTCCAGCAAAGGCTGCAGCAGAGAGTAGCTCGGGCACAGACTCCGACTCAGACTCTTCCGAGGACGATGCTAAAGCCCCGGCAAAGAAACCCACAAAGGCGGCCGTCGTGACTCCGGCCAAGAAGGCGCAGGAAAGTAGCTCCGACTCGTCCGAGAGCTCGGAATCTGAAAGTGAATCTAAGAAAACCCCCGCCAAGGCCGCCGTCGCCAATGGGAAAGCTTCCAAGGACGGCGCTAAAGTAAAGAAACCCACCAAGACGGCCGCGGCCGTCGTTACACCGGCAAAAGCAACTCCGGccaagagggggaggaagagtaGCTCCGACTCGTCCAAGAGCTCGGAGTCTAAAACGGAAACTAAGAAAACCCCTGCCAAGGCCGCCGTCGCCAATGGGAAAGCGCCCAAGTCTGCATCTACACCTAAACCCGCAGAATCCTCGTCAGGTGAAAGCAGTTCGGAGGAGGAAACCACAAGGAAAAGTTCTACCACACCCAAAGCCAACGGTAAGTGAACGCATTCAAAACAGCGGGCCGAGCCAAATGATCTTCTCAATTGTCAGGTACAAGTGGCAAGAAAAAGGCAAAAGAGTCGCAGCAAGATGAAGAGGAAGTGCAACAAAAGACTCCCAAAATCAAAAAGGCCGCCACCACACCCCAAACCTTTCCCAAAACCAAGAAGGTAAATCCCCCGCTTTGTGTACCCGCGCGTAAACACACTTGAGTATTATTTTGTGAACACACCACTTCTGATATTTTCCAGGATTCCAACGCACCTTTCCGAAGAATAAGGGAAGAAGACGTTGAGGTGGATCCCCGGTTCGCAGACAATTCTTTTGAAGCTAAGGTAAGCGAAAGAACCAGCAAAAGGTGTCCTACTCATTTGTccccttttaaaagaaaatttaaataatGTAATTCTTGTTTTCAGGTGGGCTCTCGGGGTGACTGGGGCCAGAAAGCCAACAATGTGCTCCGCCTCACAAAGGGCAAATCTTTTCGCCACGAAAAGACCAAGAAGAAGAGAGGAAACTACTGCGGTGGCAACATAAACATGGGAGTCAACTCTATCAAGTTTGACAGTGATTGAAGAGCCCATGAACCTGACTGAACTGTACACCACCTGTACTAGCACAGACCCCAAAAAAACGTTAGGACTTTGACAGATATAGCCACAAGGCAGTAAATCATCATCATAAAGGCAagaaacatgaataaaataaccagtaaggctattttaatttcgtttctttctaatgtacattttttattttttttaatgaatactcAATGATTGCAAGTGTCAACAAGTCATAATGCGAGCATAGGTGAGAGTTTGGACGTGTTAGTTTTTCTACTTGAAACAATTTAGTGGAAGATTTGGCTGTTTTATGCtgtatatttattgttttattgcagCACAATTAGGACTTCACATATTTTCAATGTTCCTCATGTGGCAGTTTGCGTTCAATCGTTCacaggaaatttaattttttgatgTTTGTTTGTAACATTTAAACATGTTTCTCTTGACATGTACTTTACTGTTATTGGTTGATCAACGtgaatgtgaaattaaaattgaactgtttttttcaagaatggTGTTGTTGTATATTTAGTCGGCTCTAGGTGGTGCTGTAGCAATAtagacaaataaaaaactccAGTTCTCAACCAAATTGTCGGATTGAGCatattcaaaatagagaaaattgacaatacaaaaatgccaatttatttattatttgcatAATTAGTTTCTGTACAAGGACATTAAAGGGAGTCTGTTTTAAGGGGGTAATTGCATCATGAAGGTTTTAAATAATGTATACTTTAATGCTGGATAAGGTTAACATACAAAATGAAAGCCTAATGTCATCTCCagattttaacacattttaatgtttgtcaTGGCTTTTTGTTTCGTATTCCTCAGGAGTTGGGGATTTTAGTGCACGTTTTAGCCTCTATTTCTATTCTCATGAGCCTATTTCAAGCAAATGAGTCAACACTTCAATGGCCTGAGTTTAAAGAGATGTTAATTTTAGAACTTGTGGTGCCAAGagataatccatttatttttctgtgtaaCTGTAAAATCAAAATGCTTTCTAATATTTTTCTACCCAGAATTTTCTAGGACCACAACTCTTTTGTGGAGTAAcagccaaataaaaaaatagtatcatGTCTTTATGTTATCTCTATAATTATGGGTGAATATGTTGTGATTTGGGGCGGCCTGGtgtttagcacgtcggccttacagctctgtggtcctgggttcaagtccaggtcgttccacctgtgtggagtgtgcatgttctcatctcttgtttgcatgtgtgggttttttccgggttctccggtttcttcccacattccaaaaacatgcatgggaggctgattggacactctaaagtgCTCCTAGATATGggtgaatgtgcatggttgtctgtcaacttgtgccctgcgatcgggcTAGCCACCCATTTAGAGTGTACCGGGCCCGCCTCTAatctggagacagctgggattggctccagcactccccatgACCCTAATAAGAATAaagttgttcagaaaatgagatgagcgaTGAGATATTGTGATTTGTTTTGAACAGTGTTTTGGAAAACATGATTATAGTGTTTGCATACACAGTAGTTCTTGTATTGGCACCCAAAAGATGCAATCCTGtaatgaaaatgtcattgtcactgCAGCATGACAGGCTTTGGTTCATTCTTGTGTCAGCATACCAAATCCTTTGTTTGACAGAAATTGCTCATTATTCTTGTTTTGTTGTCAGAAAATTCCTTGGCATGtgctacattttaaaataagacTGATTGAGCCTAGCTATCATAAAATCATTTTACTGAAAAGTCTTAACCATAACTAACCAAAGCACCTATTTCAATTGAGCCCACTTTTAATCAGCAAAGCAACTgctcgttttttggggggtaaaagcTGCTCTTCTAATTATAGTGtctaaaagaaaatactaatatttttccctttcaatCTCTACAGGATTCCAGACTGCAACTGTTCTATTGCTCACTCAGTGAAAGTGCAAAATAATTTCCTGTTGATTGGACATTAGATTTAATGGAGCCACTGTATTACTGGATATTACCTGTACGACCCAGAATGGGAGAAAAAAGATACCACGCCACCTATTTATcgtgtgggggggaaaaaaggtgaAGAATTTAACCAATATATTCTTTTAATTTggataagtatttttttataaagtttTTTAGTAAGCATACAACAATTTGCATAATACACACATGCATTTCAGAGTGACAATTTATGAACTCAAATGTTACAAGAATCTAGCTATAGTCTTAACAAGCCatatttgaggggaaaaaaatcaatattgttAACAAAAAGGTCACATGTTCTCGATGTCTGCACTGAATatgaaaatgagaaataaatacTTACTATATAATTTCCATTGTACAAATGTGTGCTGCATTCATGGTAAGCCTTCCAGGCACACGCTACACTTGCTTTTTTAACACCAGAATGCGTCACAAAGCCCCTCAGGGGTGCCGTCCTTGGAAGTGTAGAATGAAAATGTGTGTAAAAACTTTGTTCCTCCCACTCGCCTCACCTTTGGTTTCTATGAAGTCTTTGGCATTGCAAAGTCCCAAGCGGTGTCCTGAGCACACTTCCACATGGCACGGACCAAACGTGTGAAGCCCATGTCCTTGGGTTTTTCCAGCCCCCGCATGAGCCTCTGTTTCATAATGGCGATGAACTCCTTATTACTGAGCTCTCCGTTCCCTGAAGTAGAAGAAAAACAGATGATTTCTTGCTTAATAGTTGCTTGTGTGAAACCACTACGTTTTAGCGTCTGATTACCATCGCAGTCGAATAGAGCGAAGACAACATCGCACACGTGATCCGACAACTCCACCTTAGCGACGGTACGAGCCACCTGTTTCATGGTAACTGGGAgttgaaaaacacagacaaaaaaaaactcattagtGGAAAGTATAATGGTCTGTGTGGTGGACGCCACAAGTAATTGCCTGTACATCAGCAGCTGCGGAGTCCCACTCGCAGTGTACAGAATTCGATAGATATGGAAATGACGGAGAAGATGGAGggatttgaagacaaaaaaactgaagaggCGGGTTGGAAAAGCCCCGAGCAgaggaaataaatgaaatgtggaaaaacgaATTCATCTCATCCACTGTTATTGATGGGCATGCTTAAAATGGGCATCGTATGAAAGAGTGGGAAAGCTGGGGAGgagtataaaaaaagaaaaaaagctaggATGAGAAAAGGATTGccataaaattaataaaaacgaTTCTACGACTGGTCTTTTTGGCCCAACTCCAAGAGACACAATGACTTAGCTCAGAAGCACTTTAGTCAGTTCCCATTTGTAGCACTGTTGGAAAGTGTAGTGAGTAGAGGTTATGGCTTCCATAAATCCCATAATGCATCTTGAATGtacgtgtaaaaaaaataaaaaaataaagtgatgatacatatatacacatatatacatgtgtaaatatatattcaagATGCATTATGGGATTTATGGATATATACTGATGGACGGTCCATCAGTTCATGTTGACATTGTAAGTTTATGCATTTATGTAACAAAAGCGTAGGTTCAAAACAAGCACTTTGCCCAGACTGTGGTCAATTCTATTAGCTGTTGTTTCCATGGTGAATCACAGCCAATAAATGTGCAGACAGAACTAAAAAGCTGAATCATTGTTCAGAATGGAAAAAAACGCTGACTCATTAGGAAGCTGATAAAAGGGCGATATTTGTTTCCATGTGCACTTTGAATTTGGAAGATGTGGATGTGAATAAAGCAACAGCTTTCTGTGACAAACAACTGTGATGTGCTGATTGACCGTGACTCTGACGAAATGAGCCATAATCTGCTGCTGACTAACAATGCTCAGGCTTCAGCAAGCACAAATCGTAGTTGGTTGACTATAAAGAGTGACAGATAGGTTTTGGAAACAATGCCcattaaataaaacatgtttgagGTGGGTCATTTAGGTTTTCTTAGCAATAGTATCAGCTCAGGACGAGAGTTGCAATGGTGTCAATCAAAATcatctttgctattttttttaaagggagacTTGAAAACAACTCACAGATTGAGTGAGAAGACAATTTCCAGCTCGACACGAAAATGAAAGCCATTATAAGAGAAGGTCAGCGTGAAAGTGATTTCACCTTTATCTATGGACGCTCCGGCCATGTGGTAGAAACTCAATGCCGTGTCCACATCGTTGACATTCTTCAGGAAGGTAAAGAAATTCTCCACCTCTTCAAATGTTATACCCTGCAAAAAGAGAGGAAAACATGGATGAGAAAAAGGCAAACAATTGAAAACCAATACAGCATGTAACCGGCCGTGACCGGGTCACGGCGAAATAATGGAA
The nucleotide sequence above comes from Stigmatopora nigra isolate UIUO_SnigA chromosome 12, RoL_Snig_1.1, whole genome shotgun sequence. Encoded proteins:
- the nolc1 gene encoding nucleolar and coiled-body phosphoprotein 1 isoform X1; this translates as MRTCAQESWSLSSISAWLKMAEQKSVPSDLYKYVYSFLLENKFTKAAGQFVKQTKVSAQDPNEERLLNIYDFWVKSPEVRKRKTTADKTKAPGSLAKKAKVSKERSSSEEDEPAPKVKKTTPAAKATATKPVAAKAKAKVSKESSSSSSEEDEPAPKVRKTAPAAKATATKPVAAKAKVSKESSSSSSEEDEPAPKVKKMTPAAKATATKPVAAKAKVSKESSSSSSEEDEPAPKVKKTTPAAKATATKPVAAKTASGKSEDASDSKGKKKAPAKVPAKPAAAVSGERKKDISSSSEESDSEEEQPTKAPSKAVTAAKPKTQVPAKKQESSSEESSSEDEEPAKAPAKPAQVKPVAAAKESGSSSEESSSSSEEEAPPKKGTGTYSAVPPPASTPKAVPTKPTPVKKIPPAKPVAKKPPAKESSSSDSSESSSDEEEEAPKKTPAKAATPAKAVPVKKTPAKKDDSSSSESSSEDEAPAKPTAKTATPSAPSKKKEATKATPVAAKATVPATKTPAKAKPTGKPAAQSSSDSDSSSSEDEEEPPKAKAPVAKVAAPPKTAGKKSSSDSSSSSEDEEPAKAKAAPAKRATPASKAVTPGGKAAAKSSSESDSSSEDEKPTKVKKTPLSKSAAKAATPAKAATPAKAATPAKAATPAKAATPAKAATPAKLATPAKAAAAESSSDSDSSSEDDEPVKAKPAVAKNSTPASKAPAAKAVAPAKAKSSSEADSSSEDEEPAKAKPAAGKPSTPAAKAAAPAAKAAAPAAKAAAPAAKAAAPAAKAAVPAAESSSDSDSSSEEEPEPPKSKAATAKAATATKSPAAPAKAAAESSSGTDSDSDSSEDDAKAPAKKPTKAAVVTPAKKAQESSSDSSESSESESESKKTPAKAAVANGKASKDGAKVKKPTKTAAAVVTPAKATPAKRGRKSSSDSSKSSESKTETKKTPAKAAVANGKAPKSASTPKPAESSSGESSSEEETTRKSSTTPKANGTSGKKKAKESQQDEEEVQQKTPKIKKAATTPQTFPKTKKDSNAPFRRIREEDVEVDPRFADNSFEAKVGSRGDWGQKANNVLRLTKGKSFRHEKTKKKRGNYCGGNINMGVNSIKFDSD
- the nolc1 gene encoding nucleolar and coiled-body phosphoprotein 1 isoform X2, with the translated sequence MRTCAQESWSLSSISAWLKMAEQKSVPSDLYKYVYSFLLENKFTKAAGQFVKQTKVSAQDPNEERLLNIYDFWVKSPEVRKRKTTADKTKAPGSLAKKAKVSKERSSSEEDEPAPKVKKTTPAAKATATKPVAAKAKVSKESSSSSSEEDEPAPKVKKMTPAAKATATKPVAAKAKVSKESSSSSSEEDEPAPKVKKTTPAAKATATKPVAAKTASGKSEDASDSKGKKKAPAKVPAKPAAAVSGERKKDISSSSEESDSEEEQPTKAPSKAVTAAKPKTQVPAKKQESSSEESSSEDEEPAKAPAKPAQVKPVAAAKESGSSSEESSSSSEEEAPPKKGTGTYSAVPPPASTPKAVPTKPTPVKKIPPAKPVAKKPPAKESSSSDSSESSSDEEEEAPKKTPAKAATPAKAVPVKKTPAKKDDSSSSESSSEDEAPAKPTAKTATPSAPSKKKEATKATPVAAKATVPATKTPAKAKPTGKPAAQSSSDSDSSSSEDEEEPPKAKAPVAKVAAPPKTAGKKSSSDSSSSSEDEEPAKAKAAPAKRATPASKAVTPGGKAAAKSSSESDSSSEDEKPTKVKKTPLSKSAAKAATPAKAATPAKAATPAKAATPAKAATPAKAATPAKLATPAKAAAAESSSDSDSSSEDDEPVKAKPAVAKNSTPASKAPAAKAVAPAKAKSSSEADSSSEDEEPAKAKPAAGKPSTPAAKAAAPAAKAAAPAAKAAAPAAKAAAPAAKAAVPAAESSSDSDSSSEEEPEPPKSKAATAKAATATKSPAAPAKAAAESSSGTDSDSDSSEDDAKAPAKKPTKAAVVTPAKKAQESSSDSSESSESESESKKTPAKAAVANGKASKDGAKVKKPTKTAAAVVTPAKATPAKRGRKSSSDSSKSSESKTETKKTPAKAAVANGKAPKSASTPKPAESSSGESSSEEETTRKSSTTPKANGTSGKKKAKESQQDEEEVQQKTPKIKKAATTPQTFPKTKKDSNAPFRRIREEDVEVDPRFADNSFEAKVGSRGDWGQKANNVLRLTKGKSFRHEKTKKKRGNYCGGNINMGVNSIKFDSD